The following are from one region of the Tachysurus fulvidraco isolate hzauxx_2018 chromosome 24, HZAU_PFXX_2.0, whole genome shotgun sequence genome:
- the mllt11 gene encoding protein AF1q: protein MLDVSSSQFDSFLFWRQPIATLDLSELDDLGLAEPKSKDGSLSGKSSPRLDEDDGNLELSEFSSFNYWKEPIARIDMLDFSLLML, encoded by the coding sequence ATGTTGGACGTGTCGAGCAGCCAGTTTGACTCGTTCCTCTTCTGGAGGCAGCCCATCGCCACCCTGGACCTTTCTGAGCTCGACGATCTGGGACTTGCTGAGCCGAAATCCAAGGACGGGTCTTTGTCCGGGAAAAGTTCTCCCAGGCTGGATGAAGATGATGGCAACTTGGAGCTGTCTGAGTTCTCCTCCTTCAACTACTGGAAGGAGCCGATAGCCAGGATCGACATGCTGGACTTCAGCCTGCTAATGCtgtga